Proteins encoded in a region of the Chitinophagaceae bacterium genome:
- a CDS encoding M23 family metallopeptidase — translation MTMSIKIKLSCLALSFAILVSLEAYAGNSGNTSPQGMPTLGEVSSNFDDAKDIKGILIDAKYGVPVISSADGIIRMSGEDDRYGTYVSVYHQNGYMTYYLFLQDVKVNNGDRVKRGETIGYTGKRNDGKYGIVYKVSENGTFINPVPFIQNIEEN, via the coding sequence ATGACAATGAGTATAAAAATAAAATTATCCTGTTTAGCACTAAGTTTTGCCATATTAGTAAGTTTAGAGGCTTATGCCGGAAATAGCGGCAATACTTCCCCTCAAGGTATGCCAACTTTGGGAGAAGTAAGTTCAAATTTTGATGATGCTAAAGATATTAAAGGCATTCTTATAGATGCCAAATACGGCGTTCCCGTTATATCTTCAGCAGATGGAATTATTAGAATGTCCGGTGAGGATGACAGATACGGAACTTATGTTTCTGTTTATCACCAAAACGGTTATATGACTTACTATTTGTTTTTGCAAGATGTGAAAGTTAACAATGGTGACCGGGTAAAAAGAGGAGAAACCATTGGCTATACCGGTAAAAGAAATGATGGAAAGTATGGTATTGTGTATAAAGTATCCGAAAACGGTACATTTATCAACCCTGTTCCATTTATACAAAATATAGAAGAGAATTAA